The following are from one region of the Phycisphaeraceae bacterium genome:
- the gspG gene encoding type II secretion system major pseudopilin GspG encodes MDRRRRKAFTLLELIVVLGIISLLAVLIAPRVVGRLGEAKPVVTRQQVQSTAQALDLFRIDVGRYPTTEEGLRALLERPSGVEESKWKGPYLARKSMPKDGWGRELRYRSPAQSERARDIPFEVYSLGSDDQPGGQDDNADIFHWDE; translated from the coding sequence ATGGACCGCCGCAGACGCAAAGCGTTCACGCTTCTCGAACTGATCGTGGTGCTCGGCATCATCTCGCTGCTGGCGGTGCTGATCGCGCCGCGCGTGGTGGGTCGACTGGGAGAGGCCAAGCCGGTCGTGACGCGCCAGCAGGTGCAGAGCACGGCGCAGGCGCTGGACCTGTTCCGCATCGACGTCGGTCGCTACCCGACGACCGAGGAGGGCCTGCGCGCGCTGCTCGAGCGCCCGAGCGGGGTCGAGGAGTCGAAGTGGAAGGGGCCCTACCTCGCGCGGAAGTCGATGCCCAAGGACGGCTGGGGGCGCGAGCTGCGCTACCGCTCTCCGGCGCAGAGCGAGCGCGCGCGCGACATCCCCTTCGAGGTCTACTCGCTCGGCAGCGACGATCAGCCGGGCGGGCAGGACGACAACGCCGACATCTTCCACTGGGACGAGTGA
- a CDS encoding type II secretion system protein gives MPGCPVVRGARRGFTLLELTLVLAILAVAALVVGPSLVRSSTLGERREVRNDVTQLLRDARLDATRSGQPVEVRWVPSERRLSSTSERARPVTLPARWTVTPDGAPLGAPDPGAAQGPIAPSTLVVFSPSGLASRSAWRVRGPSGEVRVRTDAIDGLRVE, from the coding sequence ATGCCCGGCTGCCCGGTCGTCCGAGGCGCCCGGCGCGGGTTCACGCTCCTCGAGCTCACGCTCGTTCTGGCGATCCTTGCCGTCGCGGCGCTCGTGGTCGGGCCGTCGCTGGTGCGATCGAGCACGCTGGGCGAGCGGCGCGAAGTCCGCAACGACGTGACGCAGCTTCTTCGCGACGCCCGGCTCGACGCGACGCGTTCCGGCCAGCCGGTCGAGGTCCGCTGGGTCCCGTCGGAGCGCCGACTCTCGTCGACGAGCGAGCGCGCCCGCCCGGTGACGCTGCCCGCGCGATGGACGGTGACTCCCGACGGCGCGCCCCTCGGGGCGCCCGACCCGGGTGCGGCCCAGGGCCCGATCGCGCCCTCGACGCTCGTGGTCTTCAGCCCCTCGGGGCTGGCGAGCCGGTCGGCGTGGAGGGTCAGAGGCCCGTCGGGCGAGGTCCGCGTGCGAACGGACGCGATCGACGGGCTGCGCGTGGAGTGA
- a CDS encoding dockerin type I repeat-containing protein, whose protein sequence is MTHGPIQKLVVRLAAPLIALMLFATPALGQEFFMIFNGRVSGANNINAAAGDRVVALIDGQTFSAQTDAAGLFQGLTVIRTSNNPDPVRFELRKGSTRYSLVLAAGDTSPLTVPYEGSPNPLGAAFSPTTVNAFVGPRATGSGTDGGGGGDGDGADGDSADVDGDGMITVNDARLVLRFIVGDRRGVTDAARFDVNGDGIVNTDDVVVILRREGEEAIVPPPSEGEEGS, encoded by the coding sequence ATGACCCATGGACCGATTCAGAAGCTTGTTGTCCGGCTCGCGGCGCCGCTGATCGCGCTCATGCTCTTCGCGACCCCTGCGCTCGGGCAAGAGTTCTTCATGATCTTCAACGGTCGCGTGAGCGGGGCGAACAACATCAACGCCGCCGCTGGCGACCGCGTCGTGGCGCTGATCGACGGCCAGACCTTCTCGGCGCAGACCGACGCCGCCGGCCTTTTCCAGGGGCTGACGGTGATCCGGACCAGCAACAACCCAGACCCGGTGCGTTTCGAGTTGCGCAAGGGATCGACTCGGTACTCGCTCGTGCTCGCCGCCGGCGATACCTCGCCCCTCACGGTGCCCTATGAGGGCTCGCCTAACCCGCTAGGCGCCGCGTTCAGCCCGACCACGGTGAACGCCTTCGTGGGCCCGCGCGCCACGGGAAGCGGGACCGACGGAGGCGGAGGCGGCGATGGCGACGGCGCCGACGGCGATTCGGCCGATGTCGACGGCGACGGCATGATCACGGTCAACGACGCCCGTCTCGTTCTGCGGTTCATCGTCGGAGACCGACGCGGCGTGACCGACGCCGCCCGCTTCGATGTCAACGGCGACGGCATCGTGAACACCGACGACGTCGTGGTGATCCTCCGTCGCGAGGGCGAAGAGGCGATCGTCCCGCCGCCGTCCGAGGGCGAAGAGGGCTCGTGA